A portion of the Podospora pseudoanserina strain CBS 124.78 chromosome 2, whole genome shotgun sequence genome contains these proteins:
- a CDS encoding hypothetical protein (COG:T; EggNog:ENOG503P3JT) has translation MPCVWATFPTYFHEYLIPSPLMRKFPGQLIFVLDFSHASSVIYTDIKQPNIMIKFQDTSLIKSEFPIDYPSPTQNQTEAKYTPILNRSVIGCYNTVDPRSDPTLIL, from the exons ATGCCTTGTGTTTGGGCCACTTTCCCTACTTACTTCCACGAGTACCTCATTCCCAGCCCCTTGATGAGGAAGTTCCCTGGCCAGCTCATATTCGTACTTGATTTTTCCCACGCAAGCAGTGTCATTTATACCG ATATCAAACAACCCAACATCATGATCAAATTCCAAGATACATCCCTCATCAAGTCTGAATTCCCCATCGACTACCCAAGCCcaacccaaaaccaaaccGAGGCAAAATACACTCCGATTCTAAACCGTTCCGTAATAGGATGCTACAACACCGTCGACCCCAGAAGCGACCCAACGCTTATTCTCTAA
- a CDS encoding hypothetical protein (EggNog:ENOG503NXDP; COG:E; COG:G; COG:P) produces MESTHQPADPIAKGILPTAKQGVRDLFNFKQRIVVTDHLGHTRTEWARPIPLKNPISLLAQLSARDWLFFIVGFAAWTADAFDFHALSIQQKKLADYYGTTKTEISTAITLTLLLRSIGAAMFGLAGDKWGRKWPMVFNMIVLGVLQIATIYSSTFQQFLAVRALFGLFMGGVYGNAIAMALENSPVDARGLMSGILQQGYSLGYVCAACANLGVGGATESWKTVFWIAAAISIFVGLVRCLFPESRQFIEARAAGKAQANPSAFWKETRVMLAQEWKMCVYCIILMTWFNYYSHTSQDSYTTFMLTQKELENAGASRASIIMKAGACVGGTIIGYISQWFGRRRTIIVASLISMALIPAWILPTDEGGLSASGFFMQFFVQGAWGVIPIHLNELSPPAFRSSFPGITYQLGNMISSPSAQIVNAIAESTFVVSASGKMVEAYGPVMGIATAIIAFGIATWVAVGPEKRGREFEKVLPAGMNIMQEGTRADDLESGSASNEEGKGETSELETVPTKGLSEK; encoded by the exons ATGGAGTCAACGCATCAGCCAGCTGATCCCATCGCCAAGGGAATTCTTCCTACAGCAAAGCAAGGCGTAAGGGATTTATTCAACTTCAAGCAACGAATCGTCGTCACAGATCACCTTGGTCATACAAGGACAGAATGGGCGCGTCCGATCCCTCTCAAGAACCCCATCAGCCTGCTAGCCCAGTTATCAGCGCGTGATtggctcttcttcatcgtcggcTTCGCAGCCTGGACAGCAGATGCCTTTGACTTCCACGCTCTTTCGATTCAGCAAAAGAAGCTGGCTGATTACTATGGCACGACAAAGACCGAAATATCTACCGCCATCACGCTCACACTGCTACTTCGATCAATAGGCGCGGCGATGTTCGGCCTCGCTGGTGACAAGTGGGGACGGAAATGGCCCATGGTGTTCAACATGATTGTATTGGGTGTGTTGCAGATCGCCACAATCTACAGCAGCACGTTCCAGCAGTTTTTGGCTGTCAGAGCCCTGTTTGGCTTGTTCATGGGCGGAGT CTACGGCAATGCTATCGCTATGGCCCTAGAGAACAGCCCAGTCGACGCCCGCGGCCTCATGTCTGGAATCCTCCAGCAAGGATACTCGCTCGGATATGTGTGCGCTGCTTGTGCCAAtctgggtgttggtggcgcGACGGAGAGCTGGAAGACAGTCTTTTGGATTGCCGCCGCTATTTCGATCTTTGTTGGCCTCGTACGTTGTCTCTTCCCCGAGTCTAGGCAGTTCATCGAAGCTCGCGCTGCTGGCAAGGCGCAGGCAAACCCCTCTGCGTTCTGGAAGGAAACGCGGGTGATGCTTGCGCAAGAGTGGAAGATGTGCGTTTATTGCATCATTCTGATGACGTGGTTCAACT ACTACAGCCACACCTCCCAAGACAGCTACACGACCTTTATGCTGACGCAGAAGGAGCTCGAGAACGCTGGAGCCAGTCGGGCAAGTATCATCATGAAGGCCGGCGCTTGCGTGGGAGGGACCATCATCGGGTACATCTCCCAGTGGTTCGGCCGCCGCAGAACAATCATCGTCGCGTCGCTCATCAGCATGGCGCTCATCCCTGCGTGGATTCTCCCCACAGATGAAGGTGGTCTTTCAGCAAGCGGCTTCTTCATGCAATTCTTTGTCCAGGGTGCCTGGGGCGTGATTCCCATCCATTTGAATGAGCTCTCGCCACCTGCCTTCCGCTCATCCTTCCCAGGTATCACCTACCAGCTCGGCAATAtgatctcctccccatcagcgCAGATCGTCAATGCTATAGCCGAGAGCACGTTTGTTGTGAGTGCTTCTgggaagatggtggaggCGTATGGTCCCGTGATGGGCATCGCGACGGCGATTATCGCTTTTGGGATCGCGACGTGGGTTGCGGTTGGGCCGGAGAAGCGCGGGAGGGAGTTCGAGAAGGTGTTGCCGGCGGGGATGAATATTATGCAGGAGGGGACAAGGGCGGATGATCTTGAGTCTGGGTCGGCGAGtaatgaggaggggaagggggagactAGTGAGTTGGAGACGGTGCCGACTAAGGGGTTGAGTGAGAAGtaa